The following coding sequences lie in one Agrobacterium vitis genomic window:
- a CDS encoding FadR/GntR family transcriptional regulator has protein sequence MTDSKTIRREPQEAGAHNRVAAFLRDQLLSGELKAGDCLLPERELAAHLNVSRPVLREALRALSMIGAVEIRHGVGTIVRRPDATALGDVFSFMLAHGSNVTGDIMEARKAIEHHAVRLACQRATEQDFANVTNALRHIVATIDNPEAGGIADFQFHEAIVSASHSPTLVTIYASISQLMMRSHLERREKIIRVEGIEEFLIDHHRLILEALAARDRVRADDLLHQHFEIGADFRRRANLHDISIGTGVSA, from the coding sequence ATGACCGACAGCAAGACTATTCGTCGTGAACCGCAAGAGGCAGGGGCCCACAATCGAGTGGCAGCGTTTCTGCGAGACCAGTTGTTGTCGGGTGAACTGAAGGCGGGGGACTGTCTTTTGCCCGAGCGAGAGCTGGCAGCTCACCTGAATGTCAGTCGCCCCGTTCTTCGCGAGGCGTTGCGAGCCTTGTCAATGATTGGTGCCGTCGAGATCAGGCACGGGGTCGGCACGATCGTCCGGCGTCCCGATGCCACCGCGCTAGGTGATGTCTTCAGCTTCATGCTCGCCCACGGCTCGAACGTGACTGGCGACATCATGGAGGCGAGAAAGGCGATCGAGCATCACGCCGTGCGGCTTGCCTGCCAGCGAGCCACCGAGCAGGATTTCGCCAATGTCACAAATGCACTTCGACATATCGTCGCTACGATCGATAATCCGGAAGCTGGCGGCATCGCCGACTTCCAGTTTCACGAGGCGATCGTCAGCGCGTCCCATTCACCGACGCTCGTCACGATCTATGCGTCGATTTCCCAGCTGATGATGCGCTCCCACCTGGAGCGCCGCGAGAAGATCATCCGGGTCGAAGGAATAGAAGAGTTCCTGATCGATCACCATCGCCTGATCCTGGAGGCGCTTGCGGCCCGCGATCGCGTCCGGGCCGATGATCTGCTCCACCAGCATTTCGAAATCGGCGCCGATTTCCGGCGCCGTGCCAACCTGCACGACATTTCCATAGGAACCGGCGTTTCGGCCTAG
- the rpiB gene encoding ribose 5-phosphate isomerase B, whose translation MNIVIGSDHAGFPLKADVIAVLEELGHVVEDIGSFTQEPVDFPDIAGLLCKKVRDGAAERGILVCGTGVGAAIAANKVNGIRAAVCHDVHSAHQSVEHDDVNVMCIGAKIVGPWLARDLVVAYLEAEFDRNEDFVRRVEKLTAMEQAN comes from the coding sequence ATGAATATTGTCATCGGCAGCGATCACGCGGGTTTTCCGCTGAAGGCGGATGTCATCGCGGTGCTCGAAGAACTCGGCCATGTCGTAGAAGACATCGGCAGCTTCACGCAGGAGCCCGTCGATTTCCCGGATATTGCAGGCCTTCTCTGCAAGAAGGTCCGCGACGGAGCAGCCGAACGTGGCATCCTGGTTTGCGGCACCGGCGTTGGCGCCGCGATTGCGGCCAACAAGGTCAACGGCATTCGCGCGGCCGTCTGCCACGACGTGCATTCGGCCCATCAGAGCGTCGAGCATGACGATGTCAACGTCATGTGCATTGGCGCCAAGATCGTCGGCCCCTGGCTCGCTCGTGATCTCGTCGTCGCCTATCTCGAGGCGGAATTCGACCGCAACGAGGATTTTGTCCGTCGCGTCGAAAAGCTCACTGCCATGGAGCAGGCCAACTGA
- a CDS encoding NAD(P)-dependent oxidoreductase: MTQGESDMTNQDLPKLAFIGLGVMGREMALHLAGAGYPLSVFDISSAAADAVVAKGATRCESVAVAVKDAEIAISMLPNTPQVDDVVNRDGVLANMKSGSIFIDMSTISPEATRAMGAALAGQGITMLDAPVSGGPIGAKNAALSIMVGGDRAAFDRAEPVLRVMGTTISHVGAPGAGQTVKLCNQLVCAINIQAVCEALALGRASGVDLSQMRDVLLGGSASSWMLEKLGPAMIAGDAGAGFRIDLMLKDLRLVLEMAGQNDVALPGTSLVTAQYVEARAHGEGSNGNQALFRVYDRMTGQDASRLPVMENQS; this comes from the coding sequence GTGACGCAGGGAGAGAGCGACATGACGAATCAAGATCTACCCAAACTGGCATTTATCGGACTGGGCGTGATGGGCCGCGAAATGGCGCTTCATCTTGCCGGCGCTGGTTATCCGCTGAGCGTGTTCGATATATCGTCCGCTGCGGCCGATGCTGTCGTGGCAAAGGGCGCGACACGCTGCGAGAGCGTGGCTGTGGCCGTCAAGGATGCCGAGATCGCCATCTCGATGTTGCCCAACACACCGCAGGTCGATGATGTCGTCAACCGCGACGGCGTGCTGGCCAACATGAAGAGCGGCAGCATCTTCATTGACATGAGCACGATCTCGCCGGAAGCCACCCGGGCGATGGGGGCGGCCCTTGCTGGACAGGGCATCACAATGCTTGATGCACCGGTGTCCGGCGGCCCGATTGGTGCCAAGAATGCGGCGCTTTCGATCATGGTGGGCGGCGACCGCGCGGCATTCGACCGTGCCGAGCCCGTGCTGCGGGTGATGGGAACGACGATCAGCCATGTCGGTGCGCCGGGTGCAGGTCAAACGGTCAAGCTGTGCAACCAGCTTGTCTGCGCGATCAACATTCAGGCCGTCTGCGAGGCGCTTGCCCTCGGCCGGGCAAGCGGCGTCGACCTGTCGCAGATGCGGGACGTGCTGCTCGGCGGCTCGGCCTCGTCGTGGATGCTCGAAAAGCTCGGCCCCGCGATGATCGCAGGCGATGCCGGCGCCGGCTTCCGCATCGACCTGATGCTCAAGGACCTTCGCCTCGTGCTCGAAATGGCCGGACAGAACGATGTCGCGCTGCCTGGCACTTCACTCGTCACCGCACAATATGTGGAGGCCCGTGCTCACGGTGAGGGCTCGAATGGCAACCAGGCGCTGTTCCGGGTCTATGACCGGATGACGGGGCAGGACGCATCGCGCCTTCCGGTCATGGAAAATCAGTCATGA
- a CDS encoding amino acid ABC transporter permease has protein sequence MTLDFSVVLLRWQMLIDGMALTAQLALITTITGFLIGTACAIARRSGGPVLQWVAATYVESFRNTPFLVQIFVIYFGLSSLGFSFSALVVAVIALTVNVGAYTAEIMRAGFDSIQKGQWEAGECLGLSPVQLYWHVGLRPAMERVYPALTSQFILLMLASSVTSQISAEELTAAANFIQSETYRPFEAYIVVAVLYLFLSLVMRAVFWALGMLMFPRRRRLGTPL, from the coding sequence ATGACCCTCGATTTTTCTGTCGTCCTTCTCCGGTGGCAGATGCTGATCGACGGGATGGCGCTGACGGCTCAGCTCGCTCTGATCACGACGATCACCGGGTTCCTGATCGGCACGGCCTGCGCTATCGCGCGCCGGTCGGGCGGACCCGTGCTCCAGTGGGTCGCGGCAACCTATGTCGAGAGCTTCCGAAACACGCCGTTTCTGGTTCAGATCTTCGTGATCTACTTTGGCCTTTCGAGCCTGGGCTTCTCGTTCAGCGCGCTTGTGGTCGCGGTGATCGCGCTGACCGTCAATGTCGGCGCCTATACGGCCGAGATCATGCGGGCGGGTTTCGATTCGATCCAGAAGGGACAGTGGGAAGCCGGCGAATGCCTCGGGCTTTCGCCGGTGCAACTCTACTGGCATGTGGGACTGCGTCCCGCCATGGAGCGGGTCTATCCGGCTCTCACCAGCCAGTTCATCCTGCTGATGCTTGCCTCGTCGGTCACCTCGCAGATCTCAGCCGAGGAACTGACGGCGGCGGCGAATTTCATCCAGTCAGAAACGTACCGGCCTTTCGAAGCCTATATCGTTGTGGCGGTTCTCTATCTTTTTCTGTCGCTGGTCATGCGGGCCGTCTTCTGGGCGCTTGGCATGCTCATGTTCCCGCGCCGTCGCCGGCTCGGCACGCCGCTGTGA
- a CDS encoding amino acid ABC transporter permease, with protein MTTAFNINHLQFLVTGAFWTLVLSVMAFVGGGLFGFLVALGRITPSRTVRIFTGAYVQLIQGTPLLVIMFIIYFGLPTLGFSITPLFAAGLSLTIYVSAYLGEIWRGCLESVPKAQWEAAECLALSKMQRMFKVILPQAVRIATPPTVGFSVQIVKNTSLASVVGFVELTRAGQLINNSIFEPFLIYLVVAALYFCLCFPLSAFSQKLERRGPRMRTTVKPATQS; from the coding sequence ATGACCACGGCATTCAATATCAACCATCTGCAGTTTCTGGTGACCGGAGCCTTCTGGACGCTTGTGCTGAGCGTCATGGCCTTCGTCGGTGGCGGACTGTTCGGCTTTCTTGTGGCTTTGGGCAGAATTACGCCGTCACGCACGGTTCGCATCTTCACTGGCGCCTATGTCCAACTGATCCAGGGCACGCCACTACTCGTGATCATGTTCATCATCTACTTCGGCCTGCCGACGCTCGGTTTCTCCATCACGCCGCTATTTGCCGCTGGCCTGTCTCTGACGATCTATGTCAGCGCCTATCTGGGCGAGATCTGGCGAGGTTGTCTGGAATCCGTGCCCAAGGCGCAGTGGGAAGCGGCGGAATGCCTGGCGCTGTCGAAGATGCAACGCATGTTCAAGGTCATCCTGCCACAGGCGGTAAGGATCGCGACCCCACCGACGGTCGGTTTCAGCGTCCAGATCGTCAAGAATACATCGCTCGCGTCAGTCGTCGGTTTTGTCGAGCTGACGCGCGCCGGGCAGCTCATCAACAATTCCATCTTCGAGCCCTTCCTCATCTATCTCGTCGTTGCAGCCCTCTACTTTTGCCTCTGCTTTCCGCTGTCGGCATTCAGTCAGAAGCTCGAGCGGCGGGGTCCGAGAATGCGGACGACGGTTAAGCCAGCGACACAAAGCTGA
- a CDS encoding amino acid ABC transporter ATP-binding protein, whose product MPMIALNDVRKSFGAITVLKGVTFSVDKGQVAALIGASGSGKSTALRCIDRLEVIDSGEITVADHRVHDPNLNLRKLRLDVGIVFQSYNLFPHLTIEENILLAPCSVKKLPKTQAHELALAALERVGLSDKADNYPEQLSGGQQQRAAIARSLAMEPKVMLFDEVTSALDPKLTGEVLRVIEKLAESGMTMIMVTHEMNFARKVADRVIFMHRGLVHEEGDAGMLSAPQTSELQEFLSHDL is encoded by the coding sequence ATGCCAATGATTGCACTGAATGACGTGAGGAAGAGCTTTGGCGCGATCACCGTGCTCAAGGGTGTAACATTTTCCGTGGACAAGGGGCAGGTTGCAGCACTCATCGGTGCCAGCGGCTCAGGTAAGAGCACGGCTCTGCGCTGCATCGATCGGCTGGAGGTGATCGACAGCGGTGAGATCACGGTGGCGGACCACAGGGTTCACGATCCGAACCTCAATCTGAGAAAGCTCAGGCTCGACGTCGGCATCGTGTTCCAGAGCTACAATCTGTTTCCGCACCTCACGATCGAGGAGAACATCTTGCTCGCGCCGTGCTCGGTCAAGAAATTGCCGAAGACACAGGCCCATGAGCTGGCTCTTGCTGCACTTGAGAGGGTGGGCCTATCCGACAAGGCCGACAATTATCCCGAACAGCTGTCCGGTGGACAGCAGCAGCGAGCCGCTATCGCCAGATCGCTGGCGATGGAACCGAAGGTCATGCTGTTCGACGAGGTGACGTCGGCGCTCGATCCCAAGCTGACCGGCGAGGTGTTGCGCGTCATCGAGAAGCTCGCCGAAAGCGGCATGACCATGATCATGGTCACCCATGAAATGAACTTCGCACGCAAGGTGGCGGACCGCGTCATCTTCATGCATCGCGGCCTTGTCCACGAGGAAGGCGATGCCGGGATGCTAAGTGCTCCGCAAACATCGGAGCTGCAGGAGTTCCTGAGCCACGATCTGTAA
- a CDS encoding transporter substrate-binding domain-containing protein, with product MKFLKTLALVGTVGAVLASQSLPASADTFADILAAKKIRIATDLAIPPSGMLDANLKPVGSDVETAQQLAKDWGVEVEFVQTTGATRIPNLQTNKADIVISTLSVTPERAQVIDFSKPYAGLQSVIAAPAASPIKDWADLKGQAITVTRGTTQDTELTKMAAEHGFTVTRYDDDATMVTAAVSGQAKLIATSATLVKQVHDKNPTLAFEPKITIRVLNLAIGVRKNEPELLAKLNEWVASNLQNGKLNEIYQKYHGTPIPAEIVNPK from the coding sequence ATGAAATTTCTGAAAACGCTTGCACTGGTTGGTACAGTAGGTGCTGTTCTAGCAAGCCAGTCGCTGCCGGCATCCGCCGACACCTTTGCCGACATCCTGGCCGCAAAGAAGATCCGCATCGCAACCGATCTTGCCATCCCGCCGTCTGGCATGCTGGACGCGAACCTCAAGCCCGTCGGTTCCGACGTGGAGACGGCCCAGCAGCTGGCCAAGGATTGGGGTGTCGAGGTCGAGTTCGTCCAGACGACGGGCGCGACCCGTATTCCGAACCTGCAGACCAACAAGGCGGATATCGTCATCTCCACCCTGTCTGTCACCCCGGAACGCGCCCAGGTGATCGATTTCTCGAAGCCCTATGCTGGCCTCCAGTCCGTCATCGCCGCGCCGGCGGCCTCGCCGATCAAGGATTGGGCCGATCTCAAGGGGCAGGCCATCACTGTGACCCGCGGCACGACCCAGGATACCGAGCTGACCAAGATGGCGGCCGAGCATGGCTTCACGGTGACGCGTTACGACGACGATGCGACGATGGTGACAGCCGCCGTATCCGGCCAGGCCAAGTTGATCGCGACCTCCGCCACGCTGGTCAAGCAGGTTCATGACAAGAACCCGACGCTGGCCTTTGAGCCGAAGATCACCATTCGCGTGCTGAACCTCGCGATTGGCGTTCGCAAGAACGAACCAGAACTGTTGGCGAAATTGAACGAATGGGTAGCTTCAAACCTTCAGAACGGGAAGCTCAACGAGATCTATCAGAAGTATCACGGCACGCCAATCCCGGCGGAGATCGTCAACCCAAAGTGA
- a CDS encoding transporter substrate-binding domain-containing protein — translation MAIRKTLAIIGILGAMAVTVAAKAAADSFSDIKTAGKIRVAIDLASPPNGMLDAGLKPVGSDVETAELLARDWGVQLELIQTTGATRIPNLQTNKADVVISTLAVTPERKQVIAFSKPYSGQLSMVAAPASLQIRDWTDLRGKVVTVCRGTTQDTDMTKRATEFGYTIARYDDEGAMVTAAVSGQATIVASSEALIKQIAVKSKGNPFEPKFTIRVFDLAIGVRKNEPELLAALDQWVADNLKNGKLNDIYQRHHGHALPKEVVERK, via the coding sequence ATGGCAATCCGAAAGACTTTGGCCATAATTGGCATTTTAGGAGCAATGGCTGTGACAGTCGCGGCCAAAGCGGCAGCAGACAGTTTCAGCGACATCAAAACGGCTGGCAAGATCCGCGTGGCGATTGATCTTGCCAGCCCACCGAACGGGATGCTCGATGCAGGTCTCAAACCTGTCGGCTCGGATGTCGAAACTGCCGAACTGCTTGCGAGAGACTGGGGTGTTCAGCTGGAACTTATCCAGACGACCGGCGCGACACGCATCCCGAACCTGCAGACCAACAAGGCAGATGTCGTCATCTCGACCCTGGCAGTGACTCCGGAGCGTAAGCAGGTCATCGCGTTTTCGAAGCCCTATTCCGGCCAGTTGTCTATGGTCGCTGCACCCGCTTCGCTGCAGATCAGGGATTGGACGGATCTGAGAGGCAAGGTCGTTACCGTGTGCCGTGGAACGACGCAGGATACGGACATGACGAAGCGGGCAACGGAGTTCGGTTACACGATCGCCCGCTATGATGATGAAGGCGCGATGGTGACAGCAGCTGTGTCGGGGCAGGCGACGATTGTCGCCTCCTCAGAAGCGCTGATCAAACAGATTGCGGTAAAGAGCAAAGGAAATCCGTTCGAGCCGAAATTTACGATCCGCGTCTTCGACCTTGCCATCGGTGTCCGGAAAAACGAGCCTGAGTTGCTCGCAGCACTCGATCAATGGGTTGCCGACAATCTGAAGAACGGTAAACTCAACGATATATACCAGCGCCACCATGGCCATGCTCTGCCGAAGGAAGTCGTGGAGCGAAAGTAA
- a CDS encoding methyl-accepting chemotaxis protein, which produces MDQIEKSSGEIFNPSASSMRSLSRQLLALNAGLEAARAVDAGKGFAVVAQKVRDAREYFSYRHVRQ; this is translated from the coding sequence ATGGACCAGATCGAAAAGTCATCGGGCGAGATTTTCAACCCATCGGCGTCATCGATGAGATCGCTTTCCAGACAACTGCTGGCGCTGAATGCAGGTCTAGAGGCTGCCCGTGCCGTCGATGCCGGCAAGGGCTTCGCGGTCGTCGCCCAGAAAGTGCGCGATGCGCGCGAATATTTCTCGTATCGCCATGTGCGGCAATGA
- a CDS encoding helix-turn-helix domain-containing protein yields the protein MGFPKIPHETDFDVGQKIKARRRAIGMSQETLGKALGITFQQIQKYEKGTNRVGASRLSNIADFLAVPISYFFRDNDENSERSSESMSLPDDEITRFLATSEGQALNKAFAKIKVKIVKRSVVALTKTLAKVNDEPTEVT from the coding sequence TTGGGATTTCCGAAAATACCACATGAAACCGACTTCGACGTTGGACAAAAAATCAAAGCCCGCAGACGTGCGATCGGGATGAGCCAGGAAACCTTGGGCAAAGCCCTCGGCATCACGTTTCAGCAAATCCAGAAGTATGAAAAGGGCACCAACAGGGTTGGCGCAAGCCGCTTGTCGAACATTGCCGATTTCCTCGCGGTGCCTATCTCATATTTCTTTCGCGACAATGATGAAAATTCTGAACGGTCATCCGAAAGCATGTCGCTCCCGGATGACGAAATCACGCGGTTTTTAGCCACCAGCGAAGGACAGGCGCTGAACAAGGCATTTGCCAAGATAAAAGTGAAAATTGTTAAACGCAGTGTCGTTGCTTTGACCAAGACGCTGGCGAAGGTCAACGATGAGCCGACAGAAGTGACTTAG
- a CDS encoding putative bifunctional diguanylate cyclase/phosphodiesterase, with the protein MYTPPAEGFDAVVGLVSSILSMPIALICLLDAEQVWFKAKHGLDFDRAARKHSFCDYVVTYQEPLILSDTLQDRRFRNNAIMKGALGIRFYAGVPLIENGICLGSLCVMDREVRGFEDEDLRRLEGFATIVLGLLREHRQASILREQQRELRIRQARFEQTERSAKVGGFEMDLLTGKFIWSDQIYRTVGLPIGMPLTRKKVLGCYAPEEREHVERRIKAAMDGNGDGTDRDYRILTPEGEERWVHIVSDVEMIDGAPRRLFGILQDVTERYRQERGLVQAANSDALTGLANRACFKAAIDRQISQDRAEFGLLLIDVDHLKVTNDTLGHGAGDVLLKEIANRLVSQMGKKGTVFRVGGDEFAAVIEKPVSNRGMTMIARGLIRAVSEPMTFNGVTINPKITLGGAICDGCTDAEVLCQNADFALYHAKQTAKGTYVHFELGLRTKISRRLAVTNEVEEALAENRLFPYYQPIVRIQTGEIVGVEALVRMRLADGSVRAAGDFHEALKDASISHRVTSLMLEKVANDLRNWYDSGLKPLRVGINISSSDFSRGDLESRIASAFARYALSLDSLRLEVTESVFMEGTEEAVAATLQRLRKKGASVALDDFGTGYASLTHLQRLPVDVIKIDKSFIDTMLTDASSDAIVELMLELSRKMDLRVTAEGVETIEQAIRLDELGCASGQGYLYARPMDASAIYTLVATTAGKEHQERPALQKVRCSVF; encoded by the coding sequence ATGTATACGCCGCCGGCAGAGGGATTCGACGCCGTCGTTGGCCTTGTCTCGTCCATTCTCAGCATGCCCATCGCGCTGATTTGCCTTTTGGATGCGGAACAGGTCTGGTTCAAAGCCAAGCATGGGCTCGATTTCGACCGCGCGGCTCGCAAGCATTCGTTCTGCGACTATGTCGTCACCTATCAAGAGCCACTCATTTTGTCCGACACCCTCCAGGACCGGCGGTTCAGAAACAATGCCATCATGAAGGGGGCTCTCGGAATTCGCTTTTATGCCGGCGTTCCCTTGATCGAAAACGGCATTTGTCTCGGCAGTCTTTGCGTCATGGACCGGGAAGTGCGCGGATTTGAGGATGAGGATTTGAGGCGACTTGAGGGCTTTGCCACCATCGTTCTCGGGCTCCTGCGGGAACACCGTCAGGCATCGATCCTAAGGGAACAACAGCGCGAACTGCGTATCCGTCAAGCCCGGTTCGAGCAGACGGAACGATCGGCCAAAGTCGGAGGCTTCGAAATGGATTTGCTGACAGGCAAGTTCATCTGGTCCGATCAGATCTATCGAACCGTTGGGCTTCCCATTGGCATGCCTTTGACACGGAAAAAGGTGCTTGGCTGTTATGCGCCGGAAGAACGCGAGCACGTCGAGCGCCGGATCAAGGCTGCGATGGACGGAAACGGCGATGGCACCGATCGGGACTACCGAATCCTGACACCTGAGGGAGAGGAGCGTTGGGTTCATATCGTTAGCGACGTCGAGATGATCGATGGCGCGCCACGCCGCCTCTTTGGCATTTTGCAGGATGTCACCGAAAGATATCGGCAGGAACGCGGTCTCGTCCAAGCGGCGAACAGCGATGCCTTGACCGGCCTTGCCAATCGCGCCTGCTTTAAGGCGGCAATCGATCGTCAGATTAGTCAGGATCGTGCTGAGTTCGGGCTGTTACTGATTGATGTCGATCATCTCAAGGTCACCAACGACACGCTTGGCCATGGGGCAGGAGACGTTCTTCTCAAGGAGATCGCCAACCGTCTGGTTTCGCAAATGGGCAAAAAGGGAACTGTGTTTCGGGTTGGAGGAGATGAATTCGCGGCGGTGATCGAAAAGCCTGTCAGCAACCGCGGCATGACCATGATCGCGCGCGGATTGATTCGGGCCGTCTCCGAACCGATGACCTTCAACGGTGTGACCATCAATCCCAAAATCACTTTGGGAGGAGCGATCTGCGACGGTTGTACCGATGCGGAGGTTCTCTGCCAGAATGCCGATTTCGCGCTCTATCACGCAAAGCAGACAGCCAAAGGCACATATGTTCATTTCGAACTCGGTCTGAGAACGAAGATTTCCCGCCGACTCGCTGTCACCAATGAAGTTGAGGAAGCACTGGCAGAAAATCGCCTGTTTCCTTACTACCAGCCCATCGTCCGAATTCAGACCGGCGAGATCGTCGGTGTCGAAGCGCTGGTGCGCATGCGTCTTGCCGACGGTAGTGTGAGGGCTGCGGGCGATTTCCACGAAGCCCTGAAAGACGCCAGCATTTCGCATCGAGTCACCAGCCTGATGCTGGAAAAAGTCGCAAATGATCTGCGCAATTGGTATGATAGCGGCCTCAAACCTCTCCGCGTCGGCATCAATATCAGCTCATCCGACTTCTCACGGGGCGATCTCGAAAGCCGTATCGCATCGGCATTCGCGCGCTATGCTTTGTCGCTCGACAGCTTGCGGCTCGAGGTGACCGAAAGCGTGTTCATGGAAGGAACAGAAGAGGCTGTCGCCGCTACGCTTCAGCGCCTGCGCAAGAAGGGGGCTTCGGTCGCACTTGATGATTTCGGCACGGGCTACGCCTCGCTGACGCATCTACAGCGCCTGCCAGTCGATGTTATCAAGATCGACAAGAGCTTTATAGACACCATGCTGACAGATGCGTCTAGCGATGCAATCGTCGAACTCATGCTTGAACTGTCGAGGAAAATGGACTTGCGGGTTACGGCCGAAGGCGTCGAAACGATCGAACAGGCTATCCGGCTCGATGAACTGGGCTGTGCTTCCGGACAGGGATATCTTTATGCCCGACCAATGGATGCGTCTGCCATATACACTCTGGTTGCGACGACCGCCGGCAAGGAACATCAAGAGAGGCCGGCACTGCAAAAAGTTCGATGCTCGGTCTTTTAA
- a CDS encoding ArsR family transcriptional regulator has protein sequence MGESWKGVAIPKRLQMLRFVSQSETSAGDLTKNVPLDQSASSQHLEAARGQPHRNAT, from the coding sequence ATGGGTGAAAGCTGGAAAGGTGTGGCCATTCCGAAACGACTGCAGATGCTGAGGTTTGTGTCGCAGAGTGAAACGAGTGCAGGCGATCTCACCAAGAATGTGCCGCTGGATCAATCAGCGTCATCGCAGCATCTCGAAGCTGCACGCGGCCAACCTCATCGAAACGCGACGTGA
- a CDS encoding LuxR C-terminal-related transcriptional regulator, which yields MNNITQSNGGAKRFSREIDGHGWARHINLPNRFEKTYLRERADSGSYNWISRLMRSSRSNNRDNADDIIDLRSLPQFRPIRDNAFVDRLRNAVPFDHVSVSGLDLDGYRLGETTFHLESDVPPALAETYLSDKLYEADPLLRYVIETQCVALESLVYPKRKVPVRFRQLAENFSIRNRTVFPVKRNGLVCASVGFMRREPFTEDEIEFLRQIARPLYTSVVGPLVERFAAESSKLTEGEIICLRLAAEGMTTAEIAEGSKFQAATVDSYLKLATKKLGCKNRAHALVEAVRRELID from the coding sequence ATGAACAATATCACGCAATCCAACGGTGGGGCGAAACGGTTCTCGCGCGAGATCGACGGGCACGGGTGGGCAAGGCACATAAACCTACCGAATCGTTTTGAGAAGACATATCTAAGAGAACGCGCCGATTCCGGCAGCTATAATTGGATCAGTCGTCTCATGCGTTCTAGTCGAAGTAATAACCGGGACAATGCCGATGACATCATCGACTTGCGCTCGCTGCCGCAGTTTCGGCCAATCCGCGACAACGCGTTCGTGGATCGACTGCGCAATGCAGTGCCCTTTGACCATGTCAGCGTCAGCGGGCTCGATCTCGACGGGTACCGTCTGGGAGAAACCACCTTTCACCTCGAGTCGGACGTGCCGCCCGCACTGGCTGAGACGTATCTTTCCGACAAGCTCTACGAAGCTGATCCGCTTTTGCGCTATGTTATAGAAACTCAATGCGTCGCGTTAGAGAGCCTCGTTTACCCAAAGCGGAAAGTGCCCGTGCGATTCAGACAATTGGCCGAAAACTTTTCGATCCGAAACCGGACAGTGTTTCCAGTCAAACGAAACGGTTTGGTGTGCGCGTCAGTTGGGTTCATGCGCCGCGAGCCTTTCACAGAAGACGAAATCGAGTTTCTTCGGCAGATTGCGCGTCCTCTGTACACGTCGGTCGTTGGCCCCCTGGTGGAACGGTTCGCAGCCGAGAGTTCAAAGTTAACGGAAGGGGAGATCATCTGCTTGCGCTTGGCCGCCGAAGGAATGACGACAGCAGAAATTGCTGAGGGCAGTAAATTCCAGGCGGCGACTGTCGATAGCTACCTGAAGTTAGCTACAAAAAAACTTGGTTGCAAAAATCGGGCTCATGCTCTTGTAGAAGCTGTCCGGCGCGAACTCATAGATTGA
- a CDS encoding recombinase family protein: MTAIGYARVSTGDQDTALQLDALRKAGCERLFEDKASGTKTDRLGLAEAIRYVRDGDTLTVWKLDRLGRLMKHLIEIITELEAKGVGFRSITENIDTTTSGGRLVFHLFGALAQFERDLIRERTRAGLQAAEERGRRGGRQVVVTPDKLAKARQHLAVGLNVREAAARVKIGKTALYEALKAEKATTSTVKPT; the protein is encoded by the coding sequence ATGACCGCTATCGGCTATGCAAGGGTCTCCACCGGCGACCAGGACACCGCCCTGCAACTCGACGCTTTGCGCAAAGCAGGTTGTGAAAGGCTGTTCGAGGATAAGGCATCCGGCACGAAGACTGACCGACTCGGATTGGCGGAGGCGATCCGCTACGTTCGCGACGGCGACACGCTCACAGTCTGGAAGCTCGACCGCCTCGGCCGGTTGATGAAGCACCTCATCGAGATCATCACCGAACTGGAGGCCAAAGGCGTCGGCTTCCGATCCATCACCGAAAACATCGACACCACGACATCCGGCGGTCGCCTGGTCTTCCACCTGTTCGGCGCGCTGGCACAGTTCGAGCGCGATCTGATCCGGGAACGAACACGTGCCGGTCTGCAAGCCGCAGAGGAACGCGGCCGACGCGGTGGCCGACAAGTCGTCGTAACCCCGGACAAACTTGCCAAAGCCCGCCAGCATCTGGCGGTCGGTTTGAACGTCCGGGAAGCCGCGGCCCGCGTGAAAATCGGGAAAACCGCCCTCTACGAAGCTCTCAAGGCCGAAAAAGCAACGACATCCACGGTCAAACCAACCTGA